A window of Burkholderia ubonensis contains these coding sequences:
- a CDS encoding Nit6803 family nitrilase, whose translation MSDKRIVRAAAVQIAPDLERAGGTLDKVCAAIDEAAGKGVQLIVFPETFVPYYPYFSFVRTPVASGADHMRLYEQAVAVPGPVTHAVAERARLHGMVVVLGVNERDHGSLYNTQLIFDVDGRLAVKRRKITPTFHERMIWGQGDAAGLKVAQTGIGRVGALACWEHYNPLARYALMTQHEEIHCSQFPGSLVGPIFAEQIEVTIRHHALEAGCFVVNATGWLTDAQIESITGDPNLQKALRGGCNTAIVSPEGQHLAEPLRSGEGMVIADLDMSLITKRKRMMDSVGHYARPELLSLAINDRPATTVTPMGTSGSAAREFEGNCHERERETVGAEPAIDD comes from the coding sequence ATGTCCGACAAACGCATCGTCCGGGCCGCCGCCGTCCAGATCGCGCCCGATCTGGAACGCGCCGGCGGCACGCTCGACAAGGTTTGCGCGGCGATCGACGAGGCGGCTGGAAAAGGCGTCCAGCTGATCGTTTTTCCGGAAACGTTCGTGCCGTACTACCCGTACTTCTCGTTCGTGCGGACGCCGGTCGCATCCGGGGCCGATCACATGCGTCTCTACGAGCAGGCCGTGGCGGTGCCCGGCCCCGTGACGCATGCGGTCGCCGAGCGCGCACGGCTGCACGGGATGGTGGTCGTGCTCGGCGTGAACGAGCGCGACCACGGCAGCCTGTACAACACGCAGCTGATCTTCGACGTCGACGGACGCCTCGCGGTGAAGCGCCGCAAGATCACGCCGACGTTTCACGAGCGGATGATCTGGGGGCAGGGCGACGCGGCCGGGCTCAAGGTTGCGCAGACAGGGATCGGACGGGTCGGTGCGCTCGCGTGCTGGGAGCACTACAACCCGCTCGCCCGTTATGCGCTGATGACGCAGCACGAGGAAATTCATTGCAGCCAGTTCCCCGGTTCGCTGGTCGGTCCGATCTTCGCGGAGCAGATCGAAGTCACGATTCGTCACCACGCGCTGGAAGCGGGCTGCTTCGTCGTCAATGCGACCGGCTGGCTGACGGATGCCCAGATCGAGTCGATCACCGGCGATCCGAATCTGCAGAAGGCCCTGCGCGGCGGCTGCAATACCGCGATCGTGTCCCCGGAGGGCCAGCATCTGGCCGAGCCGTTGCGCTCGGGCGAAGGGATGGTAATCGCCGACCTGGACATGTCGCTGATCACCAAGCGCAAGCGAATGATGGATTCGGTCGGCCACTATGCGCGCCCGGAGCTGCTGAGCCTTGCCATCAACGATCGGCCGGCGACCACGGTGACCCCGATGGGGACCAGCGGGTCGGCCGCACGCGAATTCGAGGGAAACTGCCATGAGCGCGAACGCGAAACCGTCGGTGCAGAGCCGGCAATTGATGACTGA
- a CDS encoding carbonic anhydrase: MQEIIDGFLKFQRDIMPARRELFRKLATSQTPRTLFISCSDSRMVPELVTQREPGDLFVIRNAGNIVPSFGPEPGGVSATVEYAVAALGVTDVVICGHSDCGAMTAVATCKCLDHMPAVANWLRYADSAKLVNQAREHAGERERVDSMVRENVIAQLDNLKTHPSVALGLAQGRLNLHGWVYEIESGSIDALDAATRQFVPLAAHPDVTATPAECVAAL, from the coding sequence ATGCAAGAGATCATCGACGGTTTTCTGAAATTTCAACGGGACATCATGCCCGCTCGCAGGGAGTTGTTCCGCAAGCTGGCCACCAGCCAGACGCCGCGCACCCTGTTCATTTCCTGTTCCGATAGCCGCATGGTTCCCGAACTGGTCACTCAGCGCGAACCGGGCGACCTGTTCGTGATCCGTAACGCCGGCAACATCGTGCCTTCGTTCGGTCCCGAGCCGGGCGGTGTGTCGGCAACCGTCGAATATGCAGTGGCCGCGCTTGGCGTGACGGATGTGGTGATCTGCGGCCACTCGGACTGCGGCGCGATGACGGCCGTCGCAACGTGCAAGTGCCTCGACCATATGCCCGCCGTCGCGAACTGGCTGCGCTACGCCGACTCGGCGAAGCTCGTCAACCAGGCGCGTGAACATGCAGGCGAACGCGAGCGCGTCGACTCGATGGTGCGCGAGAACGTCATTGCGCAGCTCGACAACCTCAAGACCCATCCCTCCGTTGCACTGGGACTCGCACAAGGCCGCCTCAATTTGCACGGATGGGTCTACGAAATCGAATCCGGCTCGATCGACGCGCTCGACGCCGCGACTCGCCAGTTCGTGCCGCTCGCCGCGCATCCCGATGTCACCGCGACGCCCGCCGAGTGCGTGGCTGCGCTCTGA
- a CDS encoding PLP-dependent aminotransferase family protein: MDYAIHHWSKRLLESRKPAYLLIPDLIEEDLATGRLKPRDRLPGLRDLAGALNLNYTTVARAYAEARRRGLLDTRAGSGTFVRGPTRTFQLSGGSSVEMTMNMPPEPTEMVDRLQRSAAALFAVADPYQLMRYQDFGGTPADRAAGRAWLANRLPGCSSDNVLVCPGIHSALVALVSRLARRGDAICLDSLAYPGIKAIASQLGVQLQPLPRDDDGPLPHAFESLCRSGQPAALYCNPTLQNPSTLTIPFRRREALADIAMRYSVPIIEDDAYAMLPQSAPPPLALLAPELTYYVTGMSKNLGAGLRIAYLLAPTVREAQRIAGALRATTVMPSPFTMLLATQWINDGTASEMLAAIRAEARARQAIASRILGAWPFDAPPDGFHLWLPIPRECLWTAPDLAQHLRSQRVAAVASAAFSTDGDPPAAIRICLGGPQDRAQCLEGLQLVAEALTDAHHLYGAAM; this comes from the coding sequence ATGGATTACGCGATCCATCATTGGTCGAAGCGACTATTGGAAAGCAGGAAGCCGGCCTATCTGCTGATCCCCGATCTCATCGAGGAAGATCTCGCGACGGGCCGGCTGAAGCCGCGCGACCGCCTGCCCGGGCTGCGCGATCTCGCCGGTGCGCTGAACCTGAACTACACGACGGTCGCCCGCGCGTATGCGGAAGCTCGCCGACGCGGCTTGCTCGATACGCGGGCAGGCAGCGGAACGTTCGTGCGCGGCCCGACACGGACGTTCCAGCTATCAGGCGGGAGCAGCGTCGAGATGACGATGAACATGCCCCCTGAACCGACCGAGATGGTCGACCGGCTTCAGCGATCGGCAGCCGCATTGTTCGCTGTGGCGGATCCTTACCAACTGATGCGATATCAGGATTTCGGTGGCACACCGGCGGATCGGGCCGCCGGCCGCGCGTGGCTGGCCAATCGCCTGCCCGGTTGCAGTAGCGATAACGTGCTCGTTTGCCCCGGAATCCACAGCGCCCTCGTCGCGCTCGTCTCCCGGCTTGCGCGCCGCGGCGACGCGATCTGCCTCGATTCGCTCGCGTACCCCGGCATCAAGGCAATCGCATCGCAATTGGGCGTGCAGTTGCAGCCGCTGCCACGAGACGACGACGGACCGCTCCCGCACGCCTTCGAGTCGCTCTGCAGAAGCGGACAACCCGCGGCGCTGTACTGCAACCCCACACTGCAGAATCCGAGCACGCTGACGATACCGTTCAGGCGCCGCGAAGCGTTGGCCGATATCGCGATGCGCTACAGCGTGCCCATCATCGAGGACGACGCCTACGCGATGCTGCCGCAGAGCGCGCCGCCGCCCCTGGCGTTGCTGGCGCCCGAACTGACCTATTACGTGACCGGCATGTCGAAGAATCTCGGCGCCGGGCTGCGAATCGCTTACCTGTTGGCGCCGACCGTGCGCGAAGCACAGCGTATCGCCGGAGCGTTGCGTGCCACGACCGTGATGCCGAGCCCATTCACAATGCTGCTGGCGACCCAGTGGATCAACGACGGCACGGCCAGCGAGATGCTGGCCGCGATTCGAGCGGAAGCGCGCGCGCGGCAGGCGATTGCCAGCCGGATTCTCGGCGCCTGGCCTTTCGATGCCCCCCCCGACGGTTTCCATCTGTGGTTGCCGATTCCGCGCGAGTGCCTATGGACGGCACCGGATCTGGCACAGCATCTGCGGAGTCAGAGAGTCGCCGCCGTGGCAAGCGCGGCATTTTCGACGGACGGCGACCCGCCGGCTGCGATCCGCATTTGCCTCGGCGGGCCGCAGGATCGGGCGCAGTGTCTGGAAGGCCTGCAACTCGTCGCGGAGGCACTGACCGATGCACATCATCTTTACGGTGCCGCGATGTAG
- the cynS gene encoding cyanase gives MTQSQVTPNAREALTETIVDAKVRKNLTFEAINEGTGLSLAYTTAALLGQHALPENAAKLVAERLGLDDDAVRLLQTIPVRGSTPGGVPTDPTMYRFYEILQVYGTTLKALVHEKFGDGIISAINFKLDVKKVDDPEGGSRAVITLDGKYLPTKPF, from the coding sequence ATGACCCAATCGCAAGTCACACCGAACGCGCGCGAAGCTTTGACCGAAACGATCGTCGACGCGAAAGTGCGTAAGAACCTCACGTTCGAAGCCATCAACGAAGGCACGGGCCTGAGCCTCGCATACACGACGGCCGCGCTGCTCGGTCAGCATGCGTTGCCGGAGAATGCGGCGAAGCTCGTCGCCGAACGCCTCGGGCTCGACGACGACGCTGTGCGCCTGCTGCAAACCATTCCCGTGCGCGGCAGCACTCCGGGGGGCGTGCCGACCGACCCGACCATGTACCGCTTCTACGAGATCCTGCAGGTCTACGGCACGACCCTTAAGGCCCTGGTTCACGAGAAGTTCGGCGACGGGATCATCAGCGCGATCAACTTCAAGCTCGACGTGAAGAAGGTCGACGATCCGGAAGGCGGCTCGCGCGCCGTCATCACGCTGGACGGCAAGTACCTGCCGACCAAGCCGTTCTGA
- a CDS encoding MSMEG_0572/Sll0783 family nitrogen starvation response protein produces MPAVNQPLHKKGDFLVDYEEKVFEDVKAEPGEKALVTFHTVAFEGSIGFVNLLQATRLQRKGFETSVLLYGPGVTLGLQRGFPTLGDEAFPGHLNFNKQLVKFMEEGGKVYACRFALQALYGHGEASLIEGIRPINPLDVLDIQLLHRKENALVIHTWTV; encoded by the coding sequence ATGCCCGCAGTCAATCAGCCTCTGCACAAGAAGGGAGATTTCCTCGTCGACTACGAGGAAAAGGTATTCGAAGACGTCAAGGCGGAGCCGGGCGAAAAGGCGCTCGTGACGTTCCATACGGTTGCGTTCGAGGGATCGATCGGCTTCGTAAACCTCCTGCAGGCGACGCGCCTGCAACGCAAGGGGTTCGAGACGTCGGTGCTGCTCTACGGCCCCGGCGTGACGCTCGGCCTGCAACGCGGGTTTCCGACGCTGGGCGACGAGGCGTTTCCCGGTCACCTGAATTTCAACAAGCAACTCGTCAAGTTCATGGAAGAGGGCGGGAAAGTCTATGCGTGCCGCTTTGCGCTGCAGGCGCTTTATGGGCACGGCGAAGCGTCGCTGATCGAGGGCATTCGACCGATCAATCCGCTTGACGTGCTGGATATTCAGCTGCTTCACCGCAAGGAGAATGCGCTGGTCATCCACACTTGGACCGTTTGA